The sequence TTCTTCATATACCCGACGTTTACGCCGGGCCCAGATCCACAATCGAAGACGCTTATGATCAATGTTGGGGGCAGCTTTTAGGCTTACAGTGAGCAGCAAGGAGACCACCTACATGAGCCCAAGACCATGAGCCCAAGACGCGGTTGAGTCGTTAAGACGAGAGTATCCACGAACGAAGGAACTTGATGAACTTTGAGCCCCAAGAACCCCTTATCAGCACGATGGCTTTCCTCTCCATCCTGCTACCGGGCGCGCTGCTCACCTATTTGCTGATGGGTGAGTTGGCCCCGCGTGCTGGGAGATCGCTACACCACGCTCGCTGGCGCGCAAGCCTGGGCCGCCTTCCTGTTCGTGAGCTATCTCTTCGGCCACCTGGTCTTCCTGCTCGGCTCCTGGCTGGACGCGTTCTACGACCGGGCCCGACGCTACACGCTGGATGCGCAGATTGCGCAGCTCGCGTGCCGCGAAATCGGGAGTGGCAAGGGCTGTCACGCTCTGAATGCGGCACGAAGAGGAAGCGAGACCACCATGAATACGGCATCTAGGCATCCAAGCATCAGCGGGGCCATCTTGGTTCTGGCAGTTGCGTGCCTCGGCACACGCGGAGCCGCACAGTGCACGCTGACACAGGAGTCGACCTTCGCCCACGCGGAAATCGGCTCCGTTACGATCTTTCGTGACGTGTCGACAGATGCCATCGCCTTCGCCTCGCAGATGCAAGTCAACACCGACGGCGCGCCGGATTCCTACCACCCGGACGACATCGGCATCACCCACATCTGCAACGGCGTCAGCGTCGGTCCGAATTGCACCTGGAAAGCCGAGTGCATGCCTGAGTTCCGGGTCGCGAAGGCCGAGGGGTTTCGGGGTCCGCAGAAGATCTGCTTTTTCGCCATGGCCAACGGTGCCGACGGGGTTCCTATCATCCAGGGCGACACGGATCCTAAACCAGGCTACTTCGTCTCGACCACCGCACTGCGCCAGCCCAACGAGGACCCCCGCAGCCCGCAGGCCCAGCTCGACTCCAACACGGTGCCGTTCGCGGTGATCCCGCGCGGTTGGCAGTCCACCGGCAGGCTCGGGCCCAAGCTCGGCGACTTCGGCGTCGCCCACCGCCGCTCGAATGGGAAGCTCGCCTACTTCGTGGTTGGCGACGTCGGCCCGCGCAACAAGCTCGGCGAAGGTTCGGTGGCCCTGCATCAGGCGCTGGGCAACGACCCCTTCGTGATGCGCTTCGGTGTGCGCCGCGCACGCCGGGGGATCGGCGGGCGCGACGTGGTCTATCTCCTATTCCCCGGATCCGCCGTGCAGGGCGAGCGGCTTGACGCCGCTTCTATCGAACGAGTCAGCGCCCCACTGCTGAATAGCTTTGGCGGCGAGGCGCGCATCAAAAGTTGTTTCGGTCGCTGAGACAGGGGCAGCTGCTCATTGCTGACGTGAAGGGAAAGAAAGGAGATTGGTTATGTTCGCGCTACGCTGTGTTCCACCCTCGCCGGAAGTGATGGCAATCCTTTTCATGGAGTACCGGCGCTCCGGGAAGATGAAGACGATGTCTTTCAAGAAGTACCTGAAGTCCATCGGATTTACGGACCCCGCGGCTGAGATCGTGGGTATGGACGATGCGGCTCGGTTCCGGCGTGGGCCTGCCGGGCCGGAGCTGATCGAAATACCGTCGCATCCGGTCAAAGGGAAACTGCAGGTCAAGGTCCTCCTTGTGGATTTTCCGGACAGGCAAGGCGCTCTTCCTCCACAACACTACGAGGACATGTTGTTCTCGAACGGGAAGTATCCGACGGGCAGCATGCGGGATTTCTACAAGGAAGTCAGCCTGAGCAAGGTGGACGTGGTGGGGTCCGTGCACGGCTGGCTCCGCATGCCTAACCCGTATTCGTATTACACAAACAACGAATCAGGCATGAAAGGGGCGTCTTATCCGCACAACGCGCAGCGGATGGCCGAGGACGCGGTGAACGCGGCGCTGCAAAAGGGAATCGGGTTTGGGCAGGACCTGGACAAGCTGAACCAAGGAATCGTCACCGCCTTGTTCATCATCCATGCCGGCCGCGGGGCGGAGCAGTTGCACCCTTCGGTCGCCGGCAAGGAAATTTGGTCACACAAATGGAATCTGAAGAATTCCGTCGATGTCGGCAACGGTCTTTCGGCGACCATCTATCTCACAGTGCCCCATGACTGCAAAGTCGGCGTCTGCGCCCACGAGCTCGGGCATCTCGCCTTCCAGTGGCAGGATTTCTACGATCCCAATTACGACGACGACGGCCAAGAGTGGGACGGCTCGGGTGTGTGGGACTTGATGGCCGGCGGCTCCTGGAACGGCGACGGCGCCCGACCGGCGCATCCTGCGGGACTTCACAAGATCCAGCACGGCTGGGTGCCGATCACGACGGTGGCGAAGTCGCGCAGTCTCACCCTGAAGCCTTACACCGCGAAATCCGGCCGCGTCTACAAAATCGTAAGCCTCAGTTACGGCGCAAAGCAGTACCTGATCCTCGAGAACAGGAAGCGAAGCGGGTTCGATTTCAATCTGCCGGGAGAGGGCTTGTTGATCTGGAGGGTCGACGAAAAGGGCGAGATGGAAGCGCCGGACCGTCCAGGCCTACTGCTGATTCAGGCGGATGGAAAACACGACCTGGAGCAACCCAAGGACTGGAATGAGGGCGATGGCGGCGATCCGTTCCCCGGCAAGGCCCGGCGAAAGATGCTCAAGGACACCGGTTCCATCTCCACCTCCTTCCCCAATGGAAAGCGTTCCGGCGTTACGCTGGAGAACATCGTGCTCGATCAAGCGAGTGGAAAGATCACGCTCGATGTGAAGTTTGCGGCCGGCAATCCAGGCTAGGAAAGACCGCGACACCCACGCGGCGCAGCGGGAAAGCGGGATCAAGTCGAAGCAAGGCGCCGGTGTGGAGAAAGTGAAGAGGAGAAGCGCGTGAATTTCGAACCCCAGAAATTCTTCATCGGCCTGATGGATTTCTTCTCCATCCTGCTGCCGGGCGCGCTGCTCACCTATCTATTGATGGGCGAGGTGGGGCCGGTCGTGCTTGGAGATCGCTATGCCAAGCTCGCCGGCGCGGAAGCGTGGGCCGCCTTCCTGTTTGCGAGTTATCTCTTCGGCCACCTGGTGTTCTTGGTTGGCTCTCGGTTGGATGAGTTCTACGACTGGGCGAGGCGCCACACGCTGGATGTGCAGATTTCGCAGCTCGCGCGCCGTGGCCGCTTGTTGTCCTGGTTTGCGCGCGTCCTGATCTGGCACGTGTTCAAGGACGAGCGCAATCTCGCCGTAGAGCGCGCCGGAAAGATCAAGCGGCAGGCCCTCGGCGCCCTGCAGGCCAAGGACGCCATCAACACCTTCCAGTGGTGCAAGGCGCTGCTGAATGTCGAAAGCCCGGAGAGCTTGGCTATCGTCCAACGCTTCGAGGCCGATTCCAAGTTCTTTCGCTGCTTCGCCGTCGTGCTGCTGCTTCTGCTCGCCGCCTGGCCGCTGCAGGATAAGTGGCCGCTCAGCGGCATCCCCGTGGTGCTGGGGCTGCTCCTGCTGGCGCTGTGGCGCTACATGGAGCAGCGCTACAAGGCCACGAACCAAGCCTACTGGTCGGTCATCACGCTCGCGGCAAAGGACGGCAAGGTTACCCTGGATAAGCCAGCGGCACCGAGCGCGCCCACGCACGCTGGTGGCGTCGTTTTCCGGATGCGGTGGGGCAAGGCGCAGTACCTGCTGGTCGA is a genomic window of Deltaproteobacteria bacterium containing:
- a CDS encoding M6 family metalloprotease domain-containing protein — protein: MFALRCVPPSPEVMAILFMEYRRSGKMKTMSFKKYLKSIGFTDPAAEIVGMDDAARFRRGPAGPELIEIPSHPVKGKLQVKVLLVDFPDRQGALPPQHYEDMLFSNGKYPTGSMRDFYKEVSLSKVDVVGSVHGWLRMPNPYSYYTNNESGMKGASYPHNAQRMAEDAVNAALQKGIGFGQDLDKLNQGIVTALFIIHAGRGAEQLHPSVAGKEIWSHKWNLKNSVDVGNGLSATIYLTVPHDCKVGVCAHELGHLAFQWQDFYDPNYDDDGQEWDGSGVWDLMAGGSWNGDGARPAHPAGLHKIQHGWVPITTVAKSRSLTLKPYTAKSGRVYKIVSLSYGAKQYLILENRKRSGFDFNLPGEGLLIWRVDEKGEMEAPDRPGLLLIQADGKHDLEQPKDWNEGDGGDPFPGKARRKMLKDTGSISTSFPNGKRSGVTLENIVLDQASGKITLDVKFAAGNPG
- a CDS encoding NUDIX domain-containing protein is translated as MNFEPQKFFIGLMDFFSILLPGALLTYLLMGEVGPVVLGDRYAKLAGAEAWAAFLFASYLFGHLVFLVGSRLDEFYDWARRHTLDVQISQLARRGRLLSWFARVLIWHVFKDERNLAVERAGKIKRQALGALQAKDAINTFQWCKALLNVESPESLAIVQRFEADSKFFRCFAVVLLLLLAAWPLQDKWPLSGIPVVLGLLLLALWRYMEQRYKATNQAYWSVITLAAKDGKVTLDKPAAPSAPTHAGGVVFRMRWGKAQYLLVEAKDDPNQWVLPKGHVEAGEQHRETAVREVHEEAGVWARIVCQLRDVSYSVNGAIVTVRFFLMQAVGRGLRKEKTRQHLWLPPEEAVAKASHVETRELLQEAAANCALLQAAEQRRVRV